A genomic stretch from Dissulfurispira thermophila includes:
- a CDS encoding DUF362 domain-containing protein, with protein MSNVFFTPARVKKWKYDESMPGKLERLLKEIKLPNYFEKDEWVAIKTHFGSNGAHRIIRPVFIRKVVDSLRAIGAKPFITDTVRIKGLDYLEIANQNGINHLSVGAPVVIADGLYGNDNIMVKAGDILGEIAVASLIYDVPAMVVCSHVKGHINAGYAGAIKNIAMGAISGSHRHCGWKCGRGAMHTIGEGKFIWDEEKCAFCFQCEEVCPLDCINFEDNKFNYHDERCWRCGRCTRVCPEGALTMPGNDELFMRSLSEAASAVLSTFKQNKVIYINFLTEIQPECDCMPAAEVPVIQDIGILISDDIVSIEQASIDLLLKEDPLPSSLAEDEEIKGGEDILFNLHKKPYLLQIEEAERLGLGSRHYKLIEV; from the coding sequence ATGTCTAATGTATTCTTTACACCTGCAAGGGTTAAAAAATGGAAATATGACGAAAGCATGCCGGGAAAACTCGAGAGATTATTAAAGGAAATAAAACTACCAAATTATTTTGAAAAAGACGAATGGGTAGCCATAAAAACACATTTTGGCTCTAACGGTGCACACAGAATTATAAGACCTGTATTTATAAGAAAGGTAGTTGATTCATTAAGAGCAATAGGAGCAAAACCTTTTATTACAGATACAGTAAGGATAAAAGGACTTGATTACCTTGAAATAGCAAATCAAAATGGTATAAATCATCTCTCCGTGGGCGCACCTGTTGTAATAGCTGATGGCCTTTATGGAAACGACAATATTATGGTCAAGGCAGGCGATATACTCGGAGAAATAGCAGTGGCATCACTAATATACGATGTACCTGCAATGGTGGTTTGCTCCCATGTAAAAGGGCACATAAATGCAGGATACGCAGGAGCTATAAAAAACATAGCAATGGGTGCAATAAGCGGCAGCCATAGACACTGCGGGTGGAAATGCGGCAGAGGGGCAATGCATACAATAGGAGAAGGAAAATTTATATGGGATGAAGAAAAATGTGCCTTTTGCTTTCAGTGTGAAGAAGTGTGTCCTCTTGATTGCATAAATTTCGAAGATAATAAATTCAATTATCATGACGAGAGATGCTGGCGTTGCGGAAGATGCACAAGGGTATGTCCTGAAGGCGCACTTACAATGCCGGGAAATGATGAGTTATTCATGAGATCTCTATCAGAAGCAGCCAGTGCAGTTTTAAGCACATTCAAACAAAACAAGGTAATTTATATAAACTTTCTTACAGAGATACAACCTGAATGCGACTGTATGCCTGCAGCAGAAGTCCCTGTAATTCAAGACATAGGAATACTAATCTCTGATGATATTGTATCCATTGAACAGGCATCAATAGATTTGCTCCTGAAAGAAGATCCCCTTCCGTCCTCGTTAGCTGAAGATGAAGAAATAAAGGGAGGCGAGGATATACTCTTTAATCTCCACAAGAAACCTTATCTACTACAGATTGAAGAGGCTGAAAGACTTGGTCTCGGAAGCAGGCATTACAAGCTGATAGAAGTATAA
- the rny gene encoding ribonuclease Y: MDNSLMLIVIAIAVGAATGLILSLIYKNTLKSRKEALEKEHQHLLEDAKREADAIKKEALIHAKDLAYQAKIEAEKEIRERTRELNQLDKRLRQKEDQLEKRLDQIEKKEHELNRKEKDLHSKERSLLEKENHYAHLIKEQTLILERLSGINVEEAKQELFKKIEDESRFEAAKLAKKIEDEARENAEKKAKEIISLAIQRYSSDYVADATVSAVSLPGDEMKGRIIGREGRNIRAFEAATGVDLVVDDTPELVTLSAHDPVRREIARIALERLVADGRIHPTRIEEVVEKVKKEVDTTIREEGEKAVFDLGISGMHPELIKIIGRLKYRSSYGQNILQHSKEVAYLAGMMAGELGVDVKLAKRAGLLHDIGKAVDHEMEGSHQEIGATLAKKYGENDYVINAILAHHGEIDPSCVESALVAAGDALSAARPGVRRESIENYLKRLAKLEELAMSFNGVDKCYAIQAGREIRIIVRPEDVSDEMCAVISRDLAKKIEAEMTYPGQIKVAVIRESRHIDYAK; this comes from the coding sequence ATGGACAATAGCTTAATGTTAATTGTTATTGCAATTGCTGTCGGTGCTGCAACAGGTCTGATCCTCTCGCTGATTTATAAAAATACTCTCAAATCCCGTAAAGAGGCATTAGAAAAAGAGCATCAACATCTTCTTGAAGATGCTAAAAGAGAAGCAGATGCCATAAAAAAAGAGGCTCTTATTCATGCAAAAGATCTGGCATATCAGGCAAAGATCGAAGCTGAAAAAGAGATAAGAGAAAGGACAAGAGAACTTAATCAGCTTGACAAAAGACTAAGGCAAAAGGAAGATCAGTTAGAGAAGAGATTAGACCAAATAGAGAAAAAAGAACATGAATTGAACAGGAAAGAGAAAGACCTGCATTCAAAAGAACGTTCACTGCTCGAAAAGGAGAACCATTATGCTCATCTTATCAAAGAACAGACCCTAATTCTGGAGCGACTATCAGGCATTAATGTTGAAGAGGCAAAACAGGAGCTCTTTAAGAAAATTGAAGATGAATCAAGATTTGAAGCAGCTAAACTTGCAAAAAAAATAGAAGATGAGGCAAGAGAAAATGCAGAAAAAAAGGCAAAAGAAATCATAAGCCTTGCCATTCAGAGATATTCAAGTGATTATGTTGCTGATGCCACTGTATCTGCAGTAAGCCTACCGGGCGATGAAATGAAAGGAAGAATTATAGGCAGGGAAGGAAGAAACATCAGGGCGTTTGAGGCTGCAACAGGTGTTGACCTTGTTGTTGATGATACCCCTGAATTAGTAACGCTGTCAGCCCACGACCCAGTGAGAAGGGAGATAGCAAGAATAGCCCTCGAAAGACTTGTTGCAGACGGAAGAATACACCCAACAAGGATAGAGGAAGTTGTGGAAAAGGTCAAAAAAGAAGTGGATACTACCATCAGAGAAGAAGGAGAAAAGGCTGTTTTTGACCTTGGCATCTCAGGAATGCACCCTGAACTCATAAAGATAATAGGAAGACTGAAGTATAGGTCATCTTATGGCCAGAACATATTGCAGCACTCAAAAGAGGTTGCATATCTTGCAGGGATGATGGCAGGCGAGTTAGGTGTTGATGTAAAGCTCGCAAAAAGGGCAGGCCTACTCCATGACATTGGTAAGGCCGTTGATCACGAAATGGAGGGGTCCCACCAAGAAATTGGAGCTACTCTTGCAAAAAAATACGGTGAAAATGATTATGTAATAAATGCTATTCTTGCCCATCATGGCGAGATAGACCCTTCGTGTGTAGAGTCTGCCCTTGTTGCAGCAGGAGATGCTCTTTCAGCAGCAAGACCAGGTGTCAGAAGGGAAAGTATAGAGAATTACTTAAAACGGCTTGCAAAACTCGAAGAACTGGCCATGTCATTTAATGGAGTAGATAAGTGTTATGCGATACAGGCAGGAAGAGAAATAAGAATTATCGTAAGGCCTGAGGATGTCAGTGACGAGATGTGTGCTGTAATATCAAGGGACCTTGCAAAAAAAATAGAAGCAGAAATGACATACCCCGGACAGATAAAGGTAGCTGTTATAAGAGAGTCAAGACATATTGATTATGCAAAATAA
- a CDS encoding bacteriophage holin translates to MKLKPLSLGIALGLVWGGSLFITTWLSYYTGYGKLFLEVLAKSIYPEYTISPLGSFLGLFYGFFDGFVSAWLIAVIYNKISIK, encoded by the coding sequence ATGAAACTTAAACCTCTATCTCTCGGCATTGCACTTGGTCTGGTATGGGGAGGCTCATTATTTATTACTACTTGGCTCTCTTATTATACTGGCTATGGAAAACTGTTCCTTGAAGTCCTTGCTAAATCTATCTATCCGGAATATACAATTTCACCACTGGGGAGTTTTTTAGGATTATTTTATGGTTTTTTTGACGGATTTGTAAGCGCATGGCTGATAGCAGTCATATATAATAAGATAAGCATTAAATAA
- a CDS encoding class I SAM-dependent rRNA methyltransferase has product MEKIILRRTSRILSGHLWIFSNELMSSPKNYQPGSLVRVYDNKNIFIGIGYINPHSLITIRLLTRKMEDINHNFFRKHIINAINYRKRFLLDTNSFRVIYSEGDFLPGLIVDKYGECLVMQFLTLGMEMMKDMIIDVMNEILSPSVIVLRNDSQGRVLEGLPLEKKIIKGSLDSIPIINEGEILIEINPLLGQKTGFFLDQRENRLALRNYIKGGEGLDLFCYSGAWGLQLAQNGAFVTCVDESEVALSNAKRNFQLNGLEDRCDFVKDDVFKFLKKEVESGSLYDFIVLDPPAFVKRRAKVKEAVKGYREINAMAMRLIKRGGILATSSCSYHVEKTMFLDILRDSAKDAERNPRLIEYRSQSRDHPILLSVPETEYLKCAFLEL; this is encoded by the coding sequence ATGGAAAAAATTATTTTGAGGCGGACAAGCCGAATACTATCAGGTCATCTCTGGATATTTTCAAATGAACTGATGAGCAGTCCAAAGAATTATCAACCCGGTTCTCTTGTAAGAGTCTATGATAACAAAAATATCTTTATAGGAATCGGCTATATCAATCCACATTCTCTCATAACAATAAGACTCTTAACAAGAAAGATGGAAGATATAAACCATAATTTTTTCCGTAAACATATAATCAATGCAATCAATTACAGAAAGAGATTTTTGCTTGATACCAATTCCTTTAGGGTTATCTACAGCGAAGGCGACTTTCTCCCTGGTTTAATTGTTGACAAATATGGTGAGTGTCTTGTTATGCAATTTTTGACTCTCGGAATGGAAATGATGAAGGATATGATCATAGATGTAATGAATGAGATATTGTCACCATCTGTAATTGTGCTAAGGAATGACAGTCAGGGCAGAGTCCTTGAAGGGCTTCCCCTTGAAAAGAAAATAATAAAGGGTTCCCTTGATTCTATTCCCATAATAAATGAGGGTGAAATCTTGATAGAAATAAATCCTCTTTTAGGGCAGAAAACAGGTTTTTTTCTTGACCAAAGAGAAAATAGACTTGCATTAAGAAATTATATCAAGGGAGGAGAAGGGCTTGACCTTTTTTGTTATTCTGGTGCATGGGGACTCCAACTCGCCCAAAATGGTGCATTTGTGACATGTGTTGATGAATCAGAAGTTGCTTTATCAAATGCAAAAAGGAATTTTCAATTAAATGGACTTGAGGACAGATGTGATTTTGTGAAGGATGATGTTTTTAAATTTTTAAAAAAAGAGGTGGAGTCTGGCAGTCTGTATGACTTTATAGTACTTGACCCCCCTGCATTTGTTAAGAGAAGGGCAAAGGTTAAAGAGGCTGTTAAAGGATACAGAGAGATAAATGCCATGGCTATGAGGCTTATTAAAAGGGGTGGAATACTTGCCACATCATCTTGCTCTTATCATGTTGAAAAAACTATGTTTTTAGATATATTGCGCGATTCTGCAAAGGATGCTGAAAGAAACCCACGCCTTATAGAGTATCGTTCTCAAAGCCGCGATCATCCGATTCTTTTGTCTGTGCCTGAAACAGAATATCTTAAGTGTGCATTTCTTGAACTGTAA
- a CDS encoding OsmC family protein translates to MLQAKVKWIEGLQFVGESGTGHAIVIDSDTDVGGKNTGMRPMELLLIGLGGCSGMDVASVLQKKKQQITGIDINVKGEKADTYPKKFTNIDIEFIISGKDISEDAVKKAIELSMEKYCSVKATLEGVAKINFSYKIVNV, encoded by the coding sequence ATGCTTCAAGCTAAAGTAAAATGGATTGAGGGTCTTCAGTTTGTAGGTGAGTCAGGGACAGGTCATGCAATTGTGATAGACAGTGATACAGATGTTGGCGGCAAGAATACAGGTATGAGACCAATGGAACTTCTTCTTATAGGACTTGGAGGGTGCTCAGGCATGGATGTGGCATCTGTTCTACAAAAAAAGAAACAGCAAATAACAGGAATCGATATAAATGTAAAAGGAGAGAAGGCAGATACATATCCTAAAAAATTTACAAATATTGATATAGAATTCATTATCAGCGGTAAGGATATTTCAGAAGATGCAGTTAAAAAGGCAATAGAACTTTCAATGGAGAAATACTGTTCTGTAAAGGCAACACTGGAAGGTGTGGCAAAGATAAACTTCAGCTACAAAATCGTTAATGTTTAG
- a CDS encoding ChaN family lipoprotein → MSIIIFLFLPVIAYTGQQPEYNLDISFNIPDSRIIGLATIDVQAGKELVMYIGHLKIKEVTLNGQGINFNIKDEVLRILPLQSGSLDIRYEGVFKDNNTTEDTNYGVVGSIINERGISLTGIWYPQLEGLYKYRLKAVLPDGYEAISEGEGIAKNIKDGNIEFIFDFPYPTDGINLIAANRYEIIKDSYGNIEIYAYFFREDIELAKKYIEYTKKYLKLYEDILGKFPYKRFSIVENFLPTGYSMPTYTLLGQDIVRLLFIVETSLGHEVLHQWFGNLVYIDYEKGNWAEGLTTYLADHRYEEQKGKGWEYRKQILIDYMSYVNEKNEFPIRDFRSRADFSSKAIGYGKTAMIFHMLKNIVGEEVFYKSMRDFISENKFKKASWDDIKNIFEKRYRKDLSEFFKQWVDISGMADLYIDGFRIKQNGNKYEVSFYIGQKGRVYTIDVPLTIHYKDGLKKKIWVRIDKVKTGLTLSLDSVPEKIVMDEDYEIARKLSSSELPPVISRVIGDDKGIIVLPAVNKEIYRIIIDYFKGRGAIEKEIRDIMDSDIKSSSIIILGNDNPIINRLYGSSDRIDAKFNLIVKNNPWNYQKVVVIFSAKSKEEVDAAFRKIFHYGKYTMLSFDNGRNIYKKIDDSDRGIKVENKEQALAIDVSTIKTLSEIIEAVSSKKIVYIGEYHDRFAHHNVQLEVIKGLHKKNKKIAIGMEMFQRPFQKVLDDYIAGMINEKEFLKKSEYFKRWGFDYNLYKPILDFAVQEKIPVVALNIQREIVDKVSRSGIDSLSEAEKKEIPMEMDFSDGEYRDRIREVFLRHDNSGGKNFDFFYQSQILWDETMSMSIDEFIRKNPDYQMVVLAGGGHIQYGSGIPKRTFRRNRYDYSIILNDVDIEKDIAHYIVFPKHLDGVISPKLMVLLKEVHGVVSIDDFSENSVSEKAGLKKGDIIISLDNVAIKSVDDVRIHLFYKKKGDTVRVKVLRKRFLFGDKEMEFDVIL, encoded by the coding sequence ATGTCAATAATTATATTTCTTTTTCTACCTGTTATTGCATACACAGGGCAACAGCCTGAATATAATTTAGACATCTCATTTAACATACCTGATTCAAGGATTATCGGACTTGCCACGATTGATGTTCAGGCAGGCAAGGAACTTGTAATGTATATAGGACATCTCAAGATCAAAGAAGTAACACTGAATGGACAAGGGATTAATTTTAATATAAAAGATGAAGTTTTAAGGATATTACCATTACAGAGCGGTAGTCTTGATATAAGATATGAGGGTGTTTTCAAAGATAATAATACTACAGAGGATACAAACTATGGAGTAGTTGGAAGCATTATTAATGAAAGAGGAATTTCCCTTACTGGAATATGGTATCCGCAGTTAGAGGGATTGTATAAATACAGGCTTAAAGCAGTATTGCCAGATGGATACGAGGCTATTTCTGAAGGGGAAGGTATAGCAAAAAATATAAAAGATGGGAACATAGAGTTTATTTTTGATTTTCCATATCCAACCGATGGAATAAATCTGATAGCAGCAAACAGATATGAAATAATCAAAGACAGCTATGGCAATATTGAAATATATGCATATTTTTTCCGTGAAGATATTGAACTTGCTAAAAAATATATCGAATATACAAAGAAATATCTCAAGCTTTATGAAGATATTTTGGGAAAATTCCCATATAAAAGATTTTCCATTGTTGAAAATTTCCTTCCAACAGGATATTCCATGCCCACATATACATTACTCGGTCAGGATATTGTAAGGCTTCTATTTATTGTTGAGACATCACTTGGTCATGAAGTCCTTCATCAATGGTTTGGTAATCTTGTATATATCGACTATGAAAAGGGTAATTGGGCAGAGGGACTAACTACATATCTTGCAGACCATCGTTACGAAGAACAGAAAGGAAAAGGATGGGAATACAGGAAACAGATACTTATTGATTACATGAGTTATGTAAATGAGAAAAACGAATTTCCAATAAGGGATTTCAGGAGCAGGGCGGACTTTTCATCAAAGGCAATAGGTTATGGAAAGACGGCCATGATATTCCATATGCTCAAAAATATCGTTGGCGAGGAAGTGTTTTATAAATCTATGAGGGATTTCATAAGCGAGAACAAATTTAAAAAAGCCTCGTGGGATGATATTAAGAATATTTTTGAAAAGAGATATAGAAAGGACCTGAGCGAATTTTTTAAGCAATGGGTTGATATTTCAGGGATGGCTGACCTTTATATAGATGGATTTCGTATAAAGCAAAACGGTAATAAATATGAGGTAAGTTTTTATATTGGTCAAAAGGGTAGGGTCTATACAATAGATGTCCCTTTGACGATTCATTATAAAGACGGTTTGAAAAAAAAGATATGGGTCAGAATAGATAAGGTAAAGACAGGGCTGACATTGTCTTTAGATAGCGTACCTGAAAAAATAGTTATGGATGAAGATTACGAGATAGCAAGAAAACTTTCAAGTAGCGAACTTCCTCCTGTAATATCGAGGGTTATTGGCGATGATAAAGGTATTATAGTTCTCCCTGCTGTCAATAAAGAAATTTACAGGATTATTATCGATTATTTTAAAGGAAGGGGTGCTATAGAAAAAGAAATCAGGGATATAATGGATTCAGATATAAAATCCTCGTCTATTATTATACTTGGCAATGATAATCCTATAATCAACAGGCTTTATGGAAGCAGTGATAGAATTGATGCTAAATTCAATCTGATTGTAAAAAATAATCCATGGAATTATCAGAAGGTTGTTGTAATATTTTCTGCTAAATCCAAAGAAGAAGTAGATGCAGCATTCAGAAAGATATTCCATTACGGCAAGTACACTATGCTATCTTTTGATAATGGAAGAAATATATATAAAAAGATTGATGACTCTGATAGGGGTATAAAGGTGGAGAATAAAGAGCAGGCGTTGGCTATTGATGTATCTACTATAAAGACATTGTCTGAAATTATAGAGGCTGTATCATCGAAAAAGATTGTATATATTGGAGAATATCATGATAGATTTGCTCATCATAATGTGCAGCTTGAAGTTATAAAAGGTCTCCACAAGAAAAATAAAAAAATCGCAATTGGCATGGAGATGTTTCAAAGACCATTTCAGAAGGTTCTGGATGATTACATAGCAGGCATGATTAATGAAAAGGAATTCCTCAAAAAATCAGAATATTTCAAAAGATGGGGATTTGATTACAATCTTTACAAGCCTATATTGGATTTTGCGGTGCAGGAAAAGATACCTGTAGTCGCCCTTAATATTCAACGAGAGATAGTTGATAAGGTATCACGGAGTGGAATTGATTCACTTTCAGAGGCAGAAAAAAAGGAGATACCTATGGAGATGGATTTCTCTGATGGTGAATATAGAGACAGGATTAGAGAGGTCTTTCTCAGACATGACAATTCAGGAGGAAAAAATTTTGATTTCTTCTATCAATCACAGATACTATGGGATGAAACAATGTCAATGTCTATTGATGAGTTTATAAGAAAGAATCCTGACTATCAGATGGTTGTTCTTGCTGGAGGTGGTCATATCCAGTATGGATCAGGTATTCCCAAAAGGACATTCCGAAGAAACAGATATGATTATTCGATTATTCTCAATGATGTAGATATTGAGAAAGATATTGCTCATTATATCGTATTTCCTAAACATTTGGATGGTGTAATATCTCCGAAACTAATGGTCTTATTAAAGGAAGTGCATGGGGTGGTCAGTATAGATGATTTTTCTGAAAACAGTGTTTCTGAAAAGGCAGGACTTAAAAAGGGAGATATTATTATTTCCCTTGACAATGTTGCCATAAAAAGTGTGGATGATGTGAGAATACATCTTTTTTATAAAAAGAAGGGAGATACAGTAAGGGTAAAGGTGCTGAGAAAGAGATTTCTTTTTGGTGATAAAGAGATGGAATTTGATGTGATATTGTAA
- a CDS encoding TIGR00282 family metallophosphoesterase: MKILFIGDIVGKIGRQAVKNLLPNLIDRYKIDMVIANGENAAGGFGITEKTAAEIFSFGVHVITTGNHIWDKKEAVPYIAKENRILRPINYPPATPGAGSIIFTLPNKEKIAVINVSGRVFMNTLDCPFRTSKAEVEKLRESTNIIIIDFHAEATSEKIAFGYYMDGLVSAVIGTHTHVQTADEKILSGGTAYITDVGMTGPQTSVIGIEKEQIVERFLSQMPRKYDVAGGKGLLSAVVIEIDNKCGRATAIQRLQLTNP; this comes from the coding sequence ATGAAAATCTTGTTCATAGGTGACATAGTTGGCAAAATTGGAAGGCAAGCGGTTAAGAATCTCCTGCCAAATCTCATAGATAGATATAAGATAGATATGGTCATTGCCAATGGTGAGAATGCAGCAGGAGGCTTTGGAATAACAGAAAAAACTGCAGCAGAGATATTTAGTTTTGGAGTTCATGTCATCACAACAGGTAATCATATATGGGACAAAAAAGAGGCTGTTCCTTATATAGCAAAAGAAAACAGGATATTGAGACCTATAAATTATCCGCCTGCTACACCAGGTGCTGGAAGCATTATATTTACCTTACCAAACAAAGAAAAGATAGCAGTAATAAATGTATCAGGAAGGGTCTTTATGAATACGCTTGATTGCCCATTCAGAACAAGTAAGGCTGAGGTGGAAAAGCTGAGAGAATCTACAAATATAATAATCATAGATTTTCATGCTGAAGCCACATCAGAAAAAATAGCCTTTGGTTATTATATGGATGGGCTTGTAAGCGCTGTCATTGGAACTCATACACATGTTCAGACTGCTGATGAAAAGATATTATCAGGTGGAACAGCTTACATTACAGATGTGGGTATGACAGGACCTCAAACATCTGTAATAGGTATAGAAAAAGAACAAATTGTAGAGAGATTTCTTTCACAAATGCCAAGAAAGTATGATGTTGCTGGAGGAAAGGGGTTATTATCTGCTGTAGTAATAGAAATAGATAATAAATGTGGCAGGGCAACTGCAATACAGAGATTGCAATTAACAAATCCATAG